The genomic interval TAGATATCAAGgaacaagaaaagaatgaaCTCATAACAGTAAATGAATTTGTCGTTTGTGAATATAATGAACTCCCACCCCTCCCTTAGCACCACGAGGGAGGGGTATGAGGCTGGTGCGGGAAAACCAACAAGATACACTGATTGAATTCAGCAAGGCGAAGAAACGAAGTGCTATTTAAACAGAAGTCAAAGAGACGGCCTATGCTAGGGTCACAGAGCCTCCCTAGGTGCAATACACCACTCCAGTTCATAAACAGCACCGGAGGAAATCTTCACATGTTTGCACCCTGACCTGAGTAAGTGTCCATGAAGATGTACTGCTGGTTAACACTCAATGTCCATGTTTTTTCTCATGTCGTGTATTTTCACGTGTGTCTTTCAGACTTCTCTGTTCTgaaaatcttttcccacagtcatcacagccaaATAATTTCTCTCCTGTATGGATCCTCATATGTATCTTTAAACTTGAATGCCGATTAAAccttttcccacagtcatcacagccatgtggtttctctcctgtgtggattTTCATGTGTGTCTTCAGACGTCCCTGTATTGAAAAccttttcccacagtcatcacagccaaagggtttctctcctgtgtggattTTCATGTGTGTCTTCAGATTTCCCTGTTCTgaaaatcttttcccacagtcatcacagacaaatggtttctctcctgtgtggactcTCATGTGTGTCTTCAGATGTCCCTGTATTAAAAACCTTTTTCCACAATCATCACAGccaaatggtttctctcctgtgtggatcCTCATATGTATCTTTAAACTTGAATGCCGATTAAAccttttcccacagtcatcacagccaaatggtttctctcctgtgtggactcTCATGTGTTTCTTTAAACGTCCCATTTCTGTAAATCTGTTCCCACAAAGATCACAACCAAAAGCTTTCTCCCCTGTGTGGACTTTCATATGTAACTTTAAACGTGACTGACGATCAAATCCtttcccacagtcatcacagccaaatggtttctctcctgtgtggatcCTCATATGGTTCTTCAGACCTCCCTGTAATGAAAACCTTTttccacagtcatcacagctaaatggtttctctcctgtgtggactcTCATGTGTCCCTTCAGACTTGACTGTTCTGTGAATCTTCTCCCACAAATATCACAGccaaatggtttctctcctgtgtggactcTCATGTGTCTCTTCAGACTTGATTGTTCTGTGAATCTTTttccacagtcatcacagccaaATGATTTCTTTCCTGTGTGGATCCTCATATGTATCTTTAAATGTGACTGATCTgaaaatcttttcccacagtcatcacaaccatgtggtttctctcctgtgtggatcCTTATATGTCTCTTTAAATGTGACTGATAAttaaatcttttcccacagtcatcacagccaaATGGTTTCTCTCTTGTGTGGACTCTCATGTGTCTCTTCAGACGTTTCTGTTCTgtgaatcttttcccacagtcatcacagctgAATGCTTTCTCTTCAGTGTGGACTCTCGTCTGTGAATCTACCTCTGGCTTCACTGTATAACATTGTTGATTAACCAAACAACTGGAGGACGTTTTCCCTAAATGACACATCACGTGTGTCTCAAGAGACTGCTTGTAATGAAATCCATGACCACACtcaactgatttttttccagCGTCTCCTGTTTCAGGTCCAGAATCTGCCAAAGGTTCTTGCCAACCATCATCACTGACGTCAGTCTCAGAAGAGTCTGAATCCGTTTCATCAGTATTTGGTTTGGAATGACTATCTGGGTCTGGGTTCCTGGCAGGTTCTGAACCTCCACAGTCCTCTGCATCACTCTCTGTCTTTACTTCCATAGCTGAGCTGCTCACTCGaggctctctgtctctgttgtcttcAGTTTGGCTTTGATGAAGCGGTGACAGCTGAGGtttctcttcatcatcttcactcTTCACAGAGGCCGCACTGAACGGGAACCTGTTGATGTCAGCCTCCTCCAGCCCGTTGAGCTGCTCTCCCTGATGACTGATCCAGAGTTCCTCCTGTTCGTTCTTTATGTGTAGGGGCTCTGGGTTCTCCTGGTCCAGGCTGGAGCTCCAGTCAGGGGGAACCTCTTCTTTAACTATCAGCACCTGCTGGACATTTGCAGGAATcactgaaacacaataaaaaaaataaatgattgtaTTTAAAAAGGATAGAAGTAAAATCATTTCCTAATTCTGCTGATGATGCCAGGGCTACTTGTGTTAACTGTAGGACATGCCTATggacgagaagaagaaacacagtaTCCAggaacattattacattacattacattacattgcatttagcagacgcttttatccaaagcgacttacagaggaggacataagctgagaaagaaaTCAGTTTCATGGTCCCTGTACTGCTTTGAAGAACACCTGTATGAGGTCGAGTTAGACTATGGTTATGCTGCTTACAGACATCTACTGTAAAAAAGACTCGTCATTCCCAGCTACTGTGTTTGGAGGTTCAGGGCGAGTTCCCTGATCCCCAATCCTGCAAAGCACAAAGTGGTTTCTATGGTTTACCTGTGTTCCCTTCTTACAGGGGTACAACACCATGGTAACATCTGCTGCACACCTGACCTACTCCGGAGATAAAGGTGCAGGATGAACATGCATGAAAGCACGACCTACTGATCATTCAGCACGGAGCTCCATATTCTGTTCTCTGAGATATGGATTACTGATGGAGGAACTGACTTTCTGACaccaaacatctgcaggaaatGTTTCAGAATAACAGACACACTATATGGCTTTTAATTTAACACTGTATGACATACATGAAGTACAACAACCCACAGTAAGTAAGAcaaggtcccgtgtgggccttgaggtcctcggcagtattagttgtttggctttggttgggaacagtaggtgccagtctatttcaacactgtggtggccagggtcacagagacctgttgctgccttcatagactagaatatgctgacaataacacctccatgggtaaagacattctctttgactaattctgggcgtgtagtatttgtggtgttatcttggggtttaaagtcgatccaccaggatgagttgggcagaatgtgagaccgactcaggcacttctgatgaactttgagagtgtctctaattcttcttGGCCAAgggtcaataaataatacagcataagacatcagaggctcctgaacactttcttccctcctgacctcaccattgacctttgtCTTcaacaatttctccacaacacagagacgtagaaacgtaggaaaatcgTACTCGTCTCACTCCCCTT from Larimichthys crocea isolate SSNF unplaced genomic scaffold, L_crocea_2.0 scaffold9450, whole genome shotgun sequence carries:
- the LOC113745583 gene encoding zinc finger protein OZF-like; translated protein: MEVKTESDAEDCGGSEPARNPDPDSHSKPNTDETDSDSSETDVSDDGWQEPLADSGPETGDAGKKSVECGHGFHYKQSLETHVMCHLGKTSSSCLVNQQCYTVKPEVDSQTRVHTEEKAFSCDDCGKRFTEQKRLKRHMRVHTREKPFGCDDCGKRFNYQSHLKRHIRIHTGEKPHGCDDCGKRFSDQSHLKIHMRIHTGKKSFGCDDCGKRFTEQSSLKRHMRVHTGEKPFGCDICGRRFTEQSSLKGHMRVHTGEKPFSCDDCGKRFSLQGGLKNHMRIHTGEKPFGCDDCGKGFDRQSRLKLHMKVHTGEKAFGCDLCGNRFTEMGRLKKHMRVHTGEKPFGCDDCGKRFNRHSSLKIHMRIHTGEKPFGCDDCGKRFNRHSSLKIHMRIHTGEKLFGCDDCGKRFSEQRSLKDTRENTRHEKKHGH